From the Prosthecodimorpha staleyi genome, one window contains:
- the sucD gene encoding succinate--CoA ligase subunit alpha: protein MSVLINKNSRILVQGITGKIGSFHAEDMIRYGSPVVGGVTPGKGGTEVHGKPVFDTVKQAVEATGADTTIVFVPPPFAADSIMEAADAGIKVCVCITDGIPAQDMMRVKRYMRRYKADSRMRLLGPNCAGVITPGEALVGIMPGHIYLPGRIGIVGRSGTLGYEAASQLKAVGLGISTSVGIGGDPINGCSHRDVLELFENDPDTDAVIMIGEIGGPQEAEAGQYARDHMTKPVCAYIAGLSAPKGRKMGHAGAIVSAFGESAAEKVEILKGCGVTIVPTPSEFAPTVQKMLAERGLLAAAAE, encoded by the coding sequence ATGTCGGTTCTGATCAACAAGAACAGCCGGATCCTCGTTCAGGGCATCACCGGCAAGATCGGCTCCTTCCATGCCGAGGACATGATCCGCTACGGCTCGCCCGTGGTTGGCGGCGTGACCCCCGGCAAGGGCGGCACCGAGGTGCACGGCAAGCCGGTCTTCGATACCGTCAAGCAGGCCGTCGAGGCGACCGGCGCCGACACCACGATCGTGTTCGTGCCGCCGCCCTTCGCGGCCGATTCGATCATGGAAGCCGCCGATGCGGGCATCAAGGTCTGCGTCTGCATCACCGACGGCATCCCGGCCCAGGACATGATGCGCGTGAAGCGCTACATGCGCCGCTACAAGGCCGACAGCCGCATGCGCCTGCTCGGGCCGAACTGCGCCGGCGTGATCACCCCCGGCGAGGCGCTGGTCGGCATCATGCCCGGCCACATCTACCTGCCTGGCCGCATCGGCATCGTCGGCCGCTCCGGTACCCTCGGCTACGAGGCGGCCTCGCAGCTGAAGGCGGTCGGCCTCGGCATCTCGACCTCGGTCGGCATCGGCGGCGACCCGATCAACGGCTGCTCGCATCGCGACGTGCTCGAACTGTTCGAGAACGATCCCGACACCGATGCGGTGATCATGATCGGCGAAATCGGCGGACCGCAGGAGGCCGAGGCTGGGCAGTATGCGCGCGACCACATGACCAAGCCGGTCTGCGCCTATATCGCCGGCCTGTCCGCCCCGAAGGGCCGCAAGATGGGCCATGCCGGCGCGATCGTGTCCGCCTTCGGCGAAAGCGCGGCCGAGAAGGTCGAGATCCTGAAGGGGTGCGGCGTCACCATCGTGCCGACCCCGTCGGAATTCGCCCCGACCGTGCAGAAGATGCTCGCCGAGCGCGGTCTCCTCGCGGCCGCGGCGGAGTGA
- a CDS encoding 2-hydroxyacid dehydrogenase: protein MSKPKVLVTRRWPDAVEARLKALYDVTLNETDVPMTADAMRQALKDYDAFCPTVSDKVDATVLDVAGARTRIIASYGVGYSHIDTEAAKKAGFVVTNTPEVLSECTADLAITLMLMAARRAGEGEREVRAGNWIGWRPTHMIGTKVSGGTFGVLGFGRIGREAAKRAHGGFGMKVIYFDPFPVKPELAAETGAEKRDTIEEVLREADVVSLHMPGGKDNYHLINAERLKMMKPTAILVNSARGEVIDGKALAEALKAGTIKGAGLDVFEGEPRIEPTLLECENAVLLPHLGSATQATREAMGWRVLENLEAFFAGQAPRDRVA from the coding sequence GTGTCCAAGCCCAAGGTCCTCGTCACCCGCCGCTGGCCCGATGCCGTCGAAGCCCGGCTGAAGGCGCTCTACGACGTCACGCTCAACGAAACCGACGTGCCGATGACCGCGGACGCGATGCGCCAGGCCCTCAAGGACTACGACGCCTTCTGCCCGACGGTCAGCGACAAGGTCGACGCGACGGTGCTGGATGTCGCCGGCGCGCGCACCCGGATCATTGCCTCCTACGGCGTCGGCTACAGCCATATCGACACCGAAGCGGCCAAGAAGGCCGGCTTCGTCGTCACCAACACGCCCGAGGTGCTGTCAGAATGCACCGCCGATCTCGCCATCACGCTGATGCTGATGGCCGCGCGCCGCGCCGGCGAGGGCGAGCGCGAGGTGCGCGCCGGCAACTGGATCGGCTGGCGGCCGACCCACATGATCGGCACCAAGGTCTCGGGCGGCACCTTCGGCGTACTCGGCTTCGGCCGGATCGGCCGCGAGGCGGCCAAGCGCGCCCATGGCGGCTTCGGCATGAAGGTGATCTATTTCGACCCCTTCCCGGTCAAGCCGGAACTGGCGGCCGAGACCGGCGCCGAGAAGCGCGACACGATCGAGGAGGTCCTGCGCGAGGCCGACGTGGTCTCGCTGCACATGCCGGGCGGCAAGGACAACTATCACCTGATCAATGCCGAGCGGCTGAAGATGATGAAGCCGACCGCCATCCTGGTGAACTCGGCACGCGGCGAGGTGATCGACGGCAAGGCGCTGGCTGAGGCGTTGAAGGCCGGCACGATCAAGGGCGCCGGCCTCGACGTGTTCGAGGGCGAGCCCCGGATCGAACCCACCCTTCTCGAATGCGAGAATGCCGTCCTGCTGCCGCATCTCGGCTCGGCCACCCAGGCGACCCGCGAGGCGATGGGCTGGCGCGTGCTGGAAAATCTCGAAGCCTTCTTCGCCGGCCAGGCGCCGCGCGACCGGGTGGCCTAA
- a CDS encoding dethiobiotin synthase, whose amino-acid sequence MAILHRFRRPPPRIIWVTGSGTEVGKTTVAAALVRVLNRRGYPTTAFKPYAAGLLAEMPERQAWRDPALTGPEVGHDAIQLANASPLTFGYFDLVAPVQFVCFPDFTKTVMARAGSTLLDNRRYFRPEVPLEIADPDARAALVESLGLALADAVPLPGLNFRDAGKIAPDLPVAAFRRLLRLRPHTIVIEGATKFIPSFRGGLPIDHLVYLERPAITVHPAVHRPQPRFRAQSQLVTNDQLIRSLAEAGHPPIALTLPEAAEDRQEAVADAMAAEILSHIVCTESRWARFRSAVWLLARRRRTLAPPSSAR is encoded by the coding sequence ATGGCGATTCTGCACAGGTTTCGGCGACCACCGCCACGCATCATCTGGGTGACCGGCAGCGGCACGGAGGTCGGCAAGACGACCGTTGCCGCCGCGCTGGTCCGCGTCCTCAACCGCAGGGGCTATCCGACGACGGCCTTCAAACCCTACGCGGCCGGCCTGCTTGCCGAAATGCCGGAACGACAGGCTTGGCGCGACCCGGCGTTGACCGGACCGGAGGTCGGCCACGACGCCATCCAGCTCGCCAATGCCTCGCCGCTGACCTTCGGCTATTTCGATCTGGTCGCCCCGGTGCAGTTCGTTTGCTTTCCGGATTTCACCAAGACCGTGATGGCCCGGGCCGGCTCGACCCTGCTCGACAACCGCCGCTACTTCCGGCCGGAGGTCCCGCTGGAGATCGCCGATCCGGACGCCCGCGCGGCGCTGGTCGAAAGCCTGGGTTTGGCGCTCGCCGACGCCGTGCCGCTGCCGGGCCTGAATTTCCGCGATGCCGGCAAGATCGCCCCCGACCTGCCGGTCGCCGCGTTCCGCCGTCTCCTGCGGCTGCGGCCGCACACCATCGTCATCGAGGGCGCGACGAAGTTCATCCCGAGCTTCCGGGGCGGCCTGCCGATCGACCATCTGGTCTACCTGGAGCGCCCGGCCATCACGGTCCATCCGGCCGTGCACCGGCCGCAGCCGCGCTTCCGGGCTCAGAGCCAGCTCGTCACAAACGACCAGTTGATCCGATCCCTCGCCGAGGCGGGTCACCCGCCGATCGCCCTGACGCTGCCTGAGGCAGCGGAAGACCGGCAGGAAGCCGTGGCCGACGCCATGGCCGCGGAGATTCTCTCCCATATCGTGTGCACCGAAAGTCGCTGGGCGCGTTTTCGGTCGGCGGTCTGGCTGCTCGCCCGGCGACGCCGGACCCTCGCCCCGCCAAGCAGCGCCCGATGA